The proteins below are encoded in one region of Winogradskyella helgolandensis:
- a CDS encoding DEAD/DEAH box helicase, producing MSTFQELGLNEDLLRAITDLGFEKPSEVQAKAIPLLLEEDKDLVALAQTGTGKTAAFGFPMLQKIDIDSRTTQGLILSPTRELCLQITNELKLYGKYCKGLNVAAIYGGASISDQAREVKRGAQIIVATPGRMKDMINRRMVDISKIQYSVLDEADEMLNMGFKEDITDILSHTPEEKNTWLFSATMPKEVATIARKFMDNPTEITVGNKNESTNNVSHEYYLVNARDRYQALKRLADANPDIFSVIFCRTKRDTQKVAENLIEDGYSAGALHGDLSQNQRDMVMKSFRNQQIQMLVATDVAARGIDVDDITHVINYQLPDEAEIYTHRSGRTGRAGKTGISMVIVSKSEVRKIKSIERIIKKQFEQKEIPSGTDIVEVQLMSLANKIHKTETNHEIDKHIETINELFADTNKEDLIKKFFSVEFNRFFNYYQKSKDLGSVQVRDSDRDGGRDYGKQSNDSRYFINVGSKDGFDWMKLKDFLKEQLELGRDDVFKVDVKESFSFFNTEKELQEKVLAFFTDFKYEGRFVNVEVSEDKGGRSRGGRSGGRGRGGNDRRSGGGGGSRRRDDKPRGERRSGGRRSEGGDSGNRSDRRRSDDNRSDRRSSDRGDRRPESSNSGSERPRRSRRRD from the coding sequence ATGAGCACATTTCAAGAACTCGGTCTTAATGAAGACCTTTTACGCGCAATTACGGATTTAGGTTTTGAAAAACCAAGTGAAGTACAAGCAAAAGCAATCCCACTTTTATTAGAAGAAGACAAAGACTTAGTCGCTTTGGCACAAACTGGTACAGGGAAAACTGCAGCCTTCGGATTTCCGATGTTGCAAAAAATTGATATCGATAGCAGAACCACACAAGGTCTTATCTTATCTCCTACTCGTGAACTTTGTTTACAAATCACCAACGAACTTAAACTTTACGGTAAATATTGTAAAGGTTTAAACGTAGCTGCCATTTATGGTGGAGCAAGTATTTCTGATCAAGCTAGAGAAGTAAAACGTGGTGCACAAATTATAGTTGCTACCCCTGGACGTATGAAAGATATGATTAACCGTAGAATGGTTGATATTTCAAAAATACAATACAGCGTTTTAGATGAAGCTGATGAGATGCTAAATATGGGCTTTAAAGAAGATATTACAGATATCCTTTCTCATACACCTGAAGAAAAAAACACATGGTTATTCTCTGCAACAATGCCGAAGGAAGTGGCAACTATTGCAAGAAAATTCATGGATAATCCTACGGAAATTACAGTAGGAAACAAAAACGAAAGTACCAATAACGTCTCTCACGAATACTATTTAGTAAACGCTAGAGATCGTTACCAAGCTTTAAAACGTTTAGCAGATGCAAATCCAGATATATTTTCTGTGATTTTCTGTAGAACAAAAAGAGATACTCAAAAAGTAGCTGAAAACTTAATTGAAGATGGCTATTCAGCAGGAGCTTTACACGGAGATTTAAGTCAAAATCAACGTGATATGGTAATGAAATCTTTCAGAAACCAACAAATACAAATGTTAGTTGCTACAGATGTTGCAGCTCGTGGTATTGATGTTGACGATATTACACACGTTATTAACTACCAACTACCTGATGAAGCAGAAATTTACACACACAGATCTGGTAGAACAGGACGTGCTGGTAAAACAGGTATCTCAATGGTAATTGTTTCTAAAAGTGAAGTTAGAAAGATAAAAAGTATCGAACGTATCATAAAGAAACAATTCGAACAAAAAGAAATTCCTTCTGGTACTGATATTGTTGAAGTACAGTTAATGTCTTTAGCAAATAAAATTCATAAGACTGAAACAAATCACGAAATTGATAAACACATTGAGACTATCAACGAGTTATTTGCAGATACTAATAAAGAAGATTTAATCAAAAAATTCTTCTCTGTAGAATTCAATCGTTTCTTCAATTATTACCAAAAATCAAAAGATTTAGGATCTGTTCAGGTAAGAGATTCTGATAGAGATGGTGGGCGCGATTATGGAAAGCAATCTAACGATTCGCGTTATTTCATAAACGTAGGTAGTAAAGATGGTTTTGATTGGATGAAGTTGAAAGATTTCTTAAAAGAACAATTAGAATTAGGACGTGATGATGTCTTTAAAGTGGATGTTAAAGAAAGTTTTTCTTTCTTTAATACTGAGAAAGAATTACAAGAAAAAGTATTGGCATTCTTCACAGACTTTAAATACGAAGGTCGTTTTGTAAACGTAGAAGTGAGCGAAGACAAAGGAGGTAGAAGTCGTGGAGGCAGAAGTGGCGGAAGAGGTCGCGGAGGCAATGACAGACGCTCTGGAGGTGGAGGAGGAAGTCGCAGACGCGATGATAAACCAAGAGGAGAAAGACGCTCTGGAGGCAGACGCTCTGAAGGTGGTGACTCTGGAAACAGAAGTGACCGAAGACGATCTGATGACAATAGAAGCGATAGACGCTCTAGCGATAGAGGAGATAGAAGACCTGAATCTAGCAACTCTGGTTCAGAAAGACCAAGACGCTCTAGAAGACGCGATTAA
- a CDS encoding helix-turn-helix transcriptional regulator, translating into MENTLKVERAILNLTQDDLAKRIGVSRQTINSIEANRYVPSTVLALKLSDVFKKPINDFFKLSSGD; encoded by the coding sequence ATGGAAAATACTTTAAAAGTAGAACGAGCCATCTTAAATCTTACTCAAGATGATTTGGCAAAGAGAATAGGTGTCTCTCGTCAGACCATTAATTCTATTGAGGCTAATCGTTATGTGCCTTCGACGGTTTTGGCTTTAAAGCTTTCTGATGTGTTTAAGAAACCAATAAACGACTTTTTCAAATTAAGTAGTGGTGATTAG
- a CDS encoding YeiH family protein encodes MKDIISRIVYFLIIICAVLGVINSPTALILGFLYTIIFKNPFKAYSHKAIHLFLKISVIGLGFGMFIKETLETSKNGLSLTIYSILLTVTLGLLLTRLLKIDLKLGHLITSGTAICGGSAIAAISPVIKANSKIISIALGIVFLLNSIALFVFPAVGHILNLTQEQFGLWCAIAIHDTSSVVGAALGYGDEALRIATTVKLSRTLWIIPLSIFSMFIFKTKGEKIKIPYFIILFIVAIVINSYHILPESTTHNIVLMSKRLLIITLFLVGSTISIKDLKSTGLKPIILALTLWIFISIFSLIYILY; translated from the coding sequence ATGAAAGATATTATCTCAAGAATAGTTTACTTTCTTATAATTATTTGTGCCGTTTTAGGTGTTATAAACAGTCCTACAGCATTAATACTTGGTTTTCTATATACCATTATCTTTAAAAATCCTTTTAAGGCCTATAGTCATAAGGCCATACATTTATTTTTAAAAATTTCAGTTATAGGACTTGGTTTTGGTATGTTTATTAAAGAAACTTTAGAAACCAGTAAAAACGGACTAAGTTTAACCATCTATTCAATACTATTAACGGTGACTTTAGGTTTACTGTTAACAAGACTTTTGAAAATAGATTTAAAGTTAGGTCATCTAATCACCTCAGGAACCGCAATTTGCGGAGGAAGCGCCATAGCTGCTATTTCACCTGTTATTAAAGCTAATAGTAAAATCATAAGTATTGCTTTAGGTATTGTGTTTCTTTTAAACTCTATTGCTTTGTTTGTTTTTCCAGCGGTTGGGCATATTTTAAACTTAACACAAGAACAATTTGGCTTGTGGTGTGCTATTGCTATACACGATACTAGTTCTGTAGTTGGCGCAGCATTAGGTTACGGAGATGAAGCATTACGAATAGCGACAACAGTAAAACTATCTAGAACATTGTGGATTATTCCATTATCAATTTTCTCAATGTTCATCTTCAAAACAAAAGGCGAAAAAATTAAAATTCCTTACTTTATCATATTATTTATTGTAGCCATTGTTATAAATAGTTACCATATTTTACCAGAATCAACGACGCATAATATTGTTTTAATGTCTAAGCGCTTATTAATTATAACGTTATTTCTAGTAGGTTCTACAATTTCGATAAAAGACTTAAAATCCACCGGTTTAAAACCTATAATCTTGGCACTAACCTTATGGATTTTTATTTCAATATTTTCATTAATATATATACTATATTAA
- a CDS encoding carboxypeptidase-like regulatory domain-containing protein: MCMRYLLILILCLTTVNSYSQDSTATQTPTKVKGTLVSTSTNLPLSEANIVNINQVVGTSTDDKGVFEIRAKVNDTLHLSYLGYKSIKVRVTNDWLKFGNTEIAMTELALALEEVTVKQLELTGYLKVDMNQVPVTSNNRYRISGLPGQGYEAGKPNLASRVLGAIFNPADFLYNMFGRKPNEMHKLKKMKEDDEIRSQLSKRFDREMLLVLLQVTKYDLDEIVNQCNYSKDFINTANDLQILDAISVCYEEYKVIKSSKERKNRKKD, translated from the coding sequence ATGTGCATGCGATATCTACTTATACTTATTTTATGTTTAACTACAGTTAACAGCTATAGCCAAGACAGTACTGCGACCCAAACCCCCACAAAAGTTAAAGGAACTCTAGTTAGTACCTCAACAAATTTGCCTTTATCTGAAGCTAATATTGTAAATATCAATCAAGTTGTTGGTACTTCAACAGATGATAAAGGAGTGTTTGAAATAAGAGCTAAAGTCAATGACACCTTACATTTATCATATTTAGGCTATAAATCTATTAAAGTTAGAGTTACTAATGATTGGTTAAAATTTGGTAATACTGAAATTGCAATGACCGAATTAGCCTTAGCTTTAGAAGAAGTAACTGTAAAACAATTAGAATTAACAGGCTATTTAAAGGTTGACATGAACCAAGTTCCTGTAACATCCAATAATCGTTATCGTATTTCTGGCTTACCTGGACAAGGGTATGAAGCTGGGAAACCTAACCTTGCATCGCGCGTACTTGGTGCTATTTTTAATCCTGCAGATTTCTTATACAATATGTTTGGTAGAAAGCCGAACGAAATGCATAAGCTTAAGAAAATGAAGGAAGATGACGAAATTAGAAGTCAACTTTCTAAACGTTTTGATAGAGAGATGTTATTGGTTCTTTTACAAGTTACTAAGTACGATTTAGACGAAATAGTAAACCAATGCAACTACTCTAAAGACTTTATAAACACAGCAAATGATCTTCAAATTTTAGATGCTATCAGTGTTTGTTACGAAGAATATAAAGTCATAAAAAGCAGTAAAGAACGAAAAAATCGTAAAAAGGATTAA
- a CDS encoding DUF4421 family protein, translated as MDDLDSLLVDRDIENYSLRIFSNFKVNKFSISDSDSKAKFVPNNRYGLGLGFATKKIILDIAVNIKNPNKEKTSRFDLQATTILKDKNYVKIFTQVYKGFNAKNNFDEPTVFRDDIKSVSVGLNYMYTLDDIEFSYSQLKAGLSNKNHDNIFITGGVGVFGSFDYFSAKPSLLSETTSPYFNEQGDIKRYQGLSFGVMAGVISFFKLPENITATVNVMPGVGLVDKKVTLQDSAYKPSNLMLYKLDFLIGLSYNLKQFYVSLSYNNSLYSTDLDYGNNYLLNLTKAKLAIGYKFNKKS; from the coding sequence TTGGATGATTTAGATTCATTACTTGTGGATAGAGATATTGAAAATTATTCACTGCGTATATTTTCTAATTTTAAGGTTAATAAATTTAGTATTTCAGATAGTGACTCTAAAGCTAAGTTTGTGCCTAATAATAGATATGGTCTTGGACTAGGTTTTGCCACTAAAAAAATCATCTTAGATATTGCTGTAAATATTAAAAATCCAAATAAAGAGAAAACATCTAGGTTCGATTTACAAGCCACAACTATCTTAAAGGATAAGAATTATGTGAAAATTTTCACGCAAGTGTATAAAGGTTTTAATGCTAAGAATAATTTTGATGAGCCTACGGTATTTAGGGATGATATTAAGTCTGTAAGTGTTGGACTGAATTATATGTACACGTTAGACGATATAGAGTTTTCGTATTCGCAATTAAAGGCAGGCTTGTCTAATAAAAATCACGACAACATATTTATCACTGGAGGTGTAGGTGTTTTTGGTAGTTTTGATTATTTCTCAGCAAAGCCTAGTCTATTATCCGAAACTACTAGTCCTTATTTTAATGAACAAGGGGATATTAAAAGGTATCAAGGTTTGTCTTTTGGTGTTATGGCAGGAGTGATTTCTTTCTTTAAACTGCCAGAGAATATTACCGCGACTGTTAATGTCATGCCAGGTGTAGGTTTGGTAGATAAAAAAGTAACGTTACAAGATAGTGCTTATAAACCTTCTAATTTAATGCTTTATAAATTAGATTTTCTAATTGGTTTAAGTTATAACTTAAAACAGTTTTATGTCAGTTTAAGCTATAATAATAGTTTGTATAGTACAGATTTAGATTATGGCAATAATTACCTCTTAAATCTTACTAAAGCCAAATTAGCTATTGGTTATAAGTTTAATAAAAAATCGTAA
- a CDS encoding RluA family pseudouridine synthase, translated as MSALRLQEYGVGLFDAYPTKSALKKALKKNYISVDGVTATSATFITGGELITLTIPEHVSPKKRLNFKLNVLFEDDYLAVIHKPAGILVSGNHFKTIANALVQNLKRSTLSDATKPQPVHRLDFATTGILLVGKTNDSIRNLNKQFENKDIEKTYIAVTIGNMTNEGIMSSDIDNKPSQSKYKVVKTVLSKRFSKLNLVQLEPLTGRRHQLRIHLSELGNPILGDKDYGEEPLILNGKGMYLHAYSLKFRHPFTNESIFIKSEFPERFNKIFGNI; from the coding sequence ATATCTGCTCTCCGACTTCAAGAGTATGGCGTTGGACTATTTGATGCCTATCCAACAAAATCAGCTTTAAAGAAAGCCTTAAAGAAAAACTACATTTCCGTGGATGGAGTTACAGCGACATCAGCCACATTTATAACTGGAGGAGAATTGATTACGTTAACTATTCCAGAACATGTAAGTCCTAAGAAAAGATTAAACTTTAAGCTCAATGTATTATTTGAAGACGATTATTTAGCTGTAATACACAAACCTGCTGGTATTTTAGTTAGTGGCAATCATTTTAAAACCATTGCTAATGCTCTTGTTCAAAACTTAAAACGAAGTACGTTATCAGATGCTACAAAACCACAACCGGTTCATCGCTTAGATTTTGCTACTACAGGAATTTTACTAGTAGGAAAAACAAACGATAGTATTAGAAATTTAAATAAACAATTCGAAAATAAAGACATCGAGAAAACCTACATTGCTGTTACTATTGGCAACATGACTAATGAAGGCATCATGTCGTCAGATATTGATAACAAACCATCTCAATCAAAATATAAAGTTGTAAAAACCGTCTTATCCAAACGATTTAGCAAACTTAATTTGGTACAATTAGAACCATTAACAGGACGCAGACATCAATTACGAATTCATTTATCAGAACTCGGCAATCCTATTTTAGGAGATAAAGATTATGGCGAAGAACCTCTAATTTTAAACGGCAAAGGCATGTATTTACATGCCTATTCATTAAAATTTAGACATCCTTTCACCAATGAAAGTATCTTCATAAAGAGTGAATTCCCTGAACGGTTTAATAAAATATTTGGCAACATATAA
- a CDS encoding LysR family transcriptional regulator has protein sequence MKTKLQIFKIVAKHLSFTKAAEQLYISQPAISKAIKNLEQDYNTTLFIRKRNSIEMTTEGKSFLIYTNKILTIYAEMDEKFLHKKDNFPNFIKFGVSTTLSNYIIPKVVAKFRVNFPETRFNIISNNSDTIEELILNEDIDFGITEGRTSNPKLHFEKFIKDEIVLVTNVNNHTFRKGVIDIETLQQIPIVEREKGSGTKMIIDTFLLEHKITKLNSVVSFNSTEAIKNYLYHSDHYALLSIHSISGDLMNNKLKIIDMKDLSIERWFYFVNRTGYLSNTFEYFKKFIRHNYNF, from the coding sequence ATGAAAACCAAGTTACAAATATTCAAAATTGTTGCCAAACATTTAAGTTTCACTAAAGCTGCTGAACAATTATATATTTCCCAGCCTGCGATTTCAAAAGCAATAAAAAATTTAGAGCAAGACTACAATACAACGTTATTTATAAGAAAAAGAAATTCTATAGAAATGACAACTGAAGGAAAGTCATTTCTTATTTACACCAATAAAATATTGACTATTTATGCTGAAATGGATGAGAAATTTCTTCATAAAAAAGACAACTTTCCAAATTTTATAAAGTTTGGTGTAAGCACCACCTTATCTAACTATATTATTCCTAAAGTAGTAGCTAAATTTAGAGTAAATTTTCCAGAAACAAGATTCAATATCATCAGCAATAATTCTGACACTATTGAAGAGTTAATTTTAAATGAAGACATAGATTTTGGAATTACCGAAGGACGCACGTCTAACCCAAAATTACACTTTGAAAAATTTATTAAAGATGAAATTGTCTTGGTAACAAATGTAAATAATCACACCTTTAGAAAAGGAGTTATTGATATAGAAACATTACAACAGATTCCAATAGTTGAACGTGAAAAAGGCTCTGGAACAAAAATGATTATAGATACCTTTTTATTAGAACATAAAATCACGAAGCTCAATTCTGTCGTGTCTTTTAATAGTACCGAAGCTATCAAAAATTATTTATACCATTCTGATCATTACGCTCTTCTTTCAATCCATTCTATTTCTGGTGATTTGATGAATAACAAACTCAAAATAATAGATATGAAAGATTTAAGCATTGAGAGATGGTTCTATTTCGTAAACAGAACAGGCTATCTTTCTAATACTTTTGAATACTTTAAAAAATTCATTCGTCACAACTATAACTTTTAG
- a CDS encoding TrmH family RNA methyltransferase produces MQDLELLKYLETFVTQGRIDRFKTILPNRTKHFTVATEDVYQLHNTSAVMRSCDVFGIQELSIVEEVNSKSIDREIAMGAQKWVDLNRYHSITDCISDIRAKGYQIVATTPHRDDCELIDFDITKKSCFFFGRESQGLSQQVLDEADCYLKIPMVGFTESLNISVSAAIILQHVTAQLRKSDIKWQLKDEEIIEKRFDWIKKTLKDYDSIVERYKSKA; encoded by the coding sequence ATGCAAGACTTAGAACTTTTAAAATACTTAGAAACATTTGTAACTCAAGGTCGTATAGACCGCTTTAAAACGATACTGCCCAATCGAACAAAGCATTTTACAGTAGCAACAGAAGATGTATACCAATTACATAACACTAGTGCTGTAATGCGATCTTGTGATGTGTTTGGAATCCAAGAATTAAGTATTGTAGAAGAAGTGAACTCTAAAAGTATTGATAGAGAAATTGCAATGGGAGCACAAAAATGGGTGGACTTAAATCGGTATCACTCTATAACGGATTGTATAAGTGATATCAGAGCCAAAGGCTATCAGATTGTAGCAACGACTCCTCATAGAGATGATTGTGAGTTGATTGATTTTGATATCACTAAAAAGTCGTGCTTTTTCTTTGGAAGAGAATCTCAAGGGCTATCTCAACAGGTGTTAGATGAAGCCGATTGTTATTTGAAAATTCCGATGGTTGGTTTTACCGAGAGTTTGAATATTTCTGTATCTGCCGCCATTATTCTTCAGCATGTTACAGCGCAATTAAGAAAGTCTGATATTAAATGGCAACTGAAAGATGAAGAAATTATTGAAAAACGTTTTGATTGGATAAAAAAAACCTTAAAAGATTACGACTCAATAGTAGAACGCTATAAATCGAAAGCATAA
- a CDS encoding non-canonical purine NTP diphosphatase — protein MQLVFATNNLNKLKEVQSMLPEHIKLLSLKDIACKEDIPETQPTIEGNAIQKAEYLKEHYGYDCFADDTGLEVAALNGEPGVFSARYAGPQRNANDNTNKLLTELKNKPNRNAQFKTVIALHLNGKLHSFSGICKGKITTERHGEGGFGYDPVFKADGYYKTFAEISLEEKNKIGHRGKAVAQLIDFLKQ, from the coding sequence ATGCAACTTGTTTTCGCAACTAATAACTTAAATAAATTAAAAGAGGTTCAATCTATGTTACCTGAACATATTAAACTTTTATCCTTAAAAGATATTGCCTGCAAAGAAGATATCCCAGAAACCCAACCTACCATTGAAGGCAATGCGATACAAAAAGCAGAATACTTAAAGGAGCATTATGGTTACGATTGCTTTGCAGATGACACAGGTTTAGAGGTTGCTGCTTTAAATGGTGAGCCTGGAGTGTTTTCTGCACGTTATGCAGGTCCACAACGTAATGCTAACGATAATACTAATAAATTACTCACAGAACTTAAAAATAAACCCAATCGAAATGCACAATTTAAAACGGTAATTGCTTTACACCTCAATGGAAAACTCCATTCTTTCTCTGGAATTTGTAAAGGAAAAATTACAACAGAAAGACATGGTGAAGGTGGTTTTGGTTACGATCCTGTTTTTAAAGCTGATGGTTATTATAAAACATTTGCTGAAATTTCTTTGGAAGAAAAGAATAAAATTGGACACCGTGGAAAAGCAGTTGCTCAATTGATTGATTTTCTGAAACAATAG
- a CDS encoding VOC family protein, translated as MVGWFEIPVSDMDRAKMFYETVFNVEIKDVEFDGLKMGWFPDNNGSNGSSGALIKQSSYVPSREGVLIYFVSKDVQLELDRVEAAGGKIGLEKTKISENNGFMGMFIDTEGNKIALHSDA; from the coding sequence ATGGTAGGTTGGTTTGAAATTCCGGTAAGCGATATGGATCGTGCAAAAATGTTTTATGAAACTGTTTTTAATGTTGAAATTAAAGATGTAGAATTTGATGGATTAAAAATGGGATGGTTTCCTGATAATAATGGGTCAAATGGATCTTCTGGAGCACTTATAAAGCAAAGCTCTTATGTACCAAGTAGAGAAGGGGTGTTAATTTATTTTGTGTCGAAAGATGTACAGTTAGAACTTGATAGAGTAGAAGCTGCTGGTGGAAAAATAGGTTTAGAAAAAACTAAAATTTCTGAAAACAATGGTTTTATGGGAATGTTTATAGATACCGAAGGCAACAAAATAGCATTACATTCTGATGCTTAG
- a CDS encoding SIR2 family NAD-dependent protein deacylase has translation MKKHIVILTGAGMSAESGIKTFRDADGLWEGHDVMEVATPEGFQRNPELVLDFYNQRRRQLNEVEPNQAHKDLVTLETDHKVTIITQNVDDLHERAGSSNVIHLHGELRKIRSSKNVNNIKVWNEDIHLGDNCEEGHQLRPHIVWFGEAVPMIEKAMEVCQKADILVIIGTSMQVYPAAGLMDFAPAKTPIYYIDPKPAIQSGGKITVIPKSATEGTVDLLSILNSNE, from the coding sequence ATGAAAAAACACATCGTCATATTAACAGGAGCAGGCATGAGTGCCGAAAGTGGCATTAAAACATTTAGAGATGCAGACGGACTTTGGGAAGGTCACGACGTTATGGAAGTCGCCACGCCTGAAGGTTTTCAACGTAATCCAGAATTGGTCTTAGATTTCTACAATCAACGACGACGACAGCTCAATGAGGTTGAGCCAAACCAAGCACATAAAGATTTGGTCACTCTTGAAACCGATCATAAAGTTACTATAATCACACAAAATGTAGATGATTTACATGAGCGTGCAGGAAGTAGTAACGTCATTCATTTACATGGCGAATTACGAAAAATTCGAAGCTCTAAAAATGTGAATAACATTAAGGTATGGAACGAGGATATTCATTTAGGAGACAACTGTGAAGAAGGCCATCAACTGCGACCACATATTGTATGGTTTGGTGAGGCTGTTCCTATGATTGAAAAGGCTATGGAAGTTTGTCAAAAAGCCGATATCCTTGTGATTATCGGGACCAGCATGCAAGTGTATCCTGCTGCAGGATTAATGGATTTTGCACCAGCAAAAACTCCCATTTATTATATCGATCCCAAACCTGCTATACAAAGTGGTGGAAAAATTACCGTCATACCAAAATCTGCGACTGAAGGAACTGTAGACCTATTAAGTATTCTTAATAGTAATGAGTAA